A stretch of Arthrobacter sp. NEB 688 DNA encodes these proteins:
- a CDS encoding alpha-amylase family glycosyl hydrolase — translation MTSTRPQPAWLADSVLYQIYPQTFADGNGDGIGDLAGATERLDHLAWLGVDAVWFSPLFASPFADAGYDVADYLSVAPRYGTNEDLGAFVEAARRRGIRVLLDLVAGHTSDQHPWFRAWADDPADGRYIWNERVAAPAGSWCPVPGRRGGYYQMNFYPCQPALNFGFARQRADQPWRDPVDAEGPRANRQALRDVMAHWFDLGIGGFRVDMAASLVKDDPGHVETARLWTEMRDWLDAEHPDKALLSEWGDPAVAVPAGFHADFFLHFGRPGLRSLWHTGVGTYDPSWTDTGRYFFDPEGSGGIDTFLREWRRATEAIGVDGGHVALPSANHDYARLVTGPRTAQMARAAFAFVTTWPALPTIYYGDEIGMRYVEGLPDTEGSLLQSTQDRTGSRTPMQWEPGPGAGFSTAPESDFYLPLDPSPDRPDVATQRADEGSLLHLVRRLLALRHATPALGAGGSLEVLTEDYPFVHVRGGTHLVVVNPRREPASAAVPPGWDGARELEVEGVRVAGGNVEASGFSFGIFERV, via the coding sequence ATGACGAGCACCCGCCCCCAGCCGGCCTGGCTGGCCGACTCGGTCCTTTACCAGATCTACCCGCAGACCTTCGCGGACGGCAACGGCGACGGCATCGGCGACCTCGCCGGCGCGACCGAGCGGCTCGACCACCTCGCGTGGCTCGGGGTCGACGCGGTGTGGTTCAGCCCGCTCTTCGCCTCGCCCTTCGCGGACGCGGGGTACGACGTCGCCGACTACCTCTCCGTCGCCCCGCGCTACGGCACGAACGAGGACCTCGGTGCGTTCGTCGAGGCCGCCCGCCGCCGGGGCATCCGGGTGCTGCTCGACCTCGTCGCCGGGCACACGAGCGACCAGCACCCGTGGTTCCGCGCCTGGGCCGACGACCCCGCGGACGGGCGCTACATCTGGAACGAGCGGGTGGCCGCGCCGGCCGGCAGCTGGTGCCCGGTGCCGGGGCGCCGCGGCGGCTACTACCAGATGAACTTCTACCCCTGCCAGCCCGCGCTGAACTTCGGCTTCGCCCGGCAGCGCGCCGACCAGCCGTGGCGCGACCCGGTCGACGCCGAGGGCCCGCGGGCCAACCGGCAGGCGCTGCGCGACGTCATGGCGCACTGGTTCGACCTCGGCATCGGCGGCTTCCGCGTCGACATGGCGGCCTCGCTCGTCAAGGACGACCCGGGCCACGTGGAGACCGCCCGGCTCTGGACGGAGATGCGCGACTGGCTCGACGCCGAGCACCCCGACAAGGCGCTGCTCTCCGAGTGGGGCGACCCGGCCGTCGCGGTGCCGGCCGGCTTCCACGCCGACTTCTTCCTCCACTTCGGCCGCCCCGGGCTGCGGTCGCTGTGGCACACCGGGGTCGGTACCTACGACCCGTCGTGGACCGACACGGGTCGCTACTTCTTCGACCCCGAGGGCAGCGGCGGCATCGACACCTTCCTGCGCGAGTGGCGGCGGGCCACCGAGGCCATCGGCGTCGACGGCGGGCACGTCGCGCTGCCGAGCGCCAACCACGACTACGCGCGCCTGGTCACGGGGCCGCGGACGGCGCAGATGGCCCGGGCCGCCTTCGCGTTCGTCACCACGTGGCCGGCGCTGCCGACGATCTACTACGGCGACGAGATCGGGATGCGGTACGTCGAGGGACTGCCCGACACCGAGGGCAGCCTCCTGCAGTCGACGCAGGACCGCACCGGCTCGCGGACGCCGATGCAGTGGGAGCCCGGGCCCGGTGCCGGGTTCTCGACCGCACCCGAGTCGGACTTCTACCTGCCCCTCGACCCCTCGCCGGACCGGCCGGACGTCGCGACCCAGCGGGCGGACGAGGGCTCGCTGCTGCACCTCGTGCGCCGACTGCTCGCCCTGCGCCACGCGACCCCCGCGCTCGGCGCCGGCGGGTCGCTCGAGGTGCTGACCGAGGACTACCCCTTCGTCCACGTCCGCGGCGGCACGCACCTCGTCGTGGTCAACCCGCGGCGCGAGCCGGCCTCCGCCGCAGTGCCGCCCGGGTGGGACGGGGCGCGGGAGCTCGAGGTCGAGGGCGTCCGCGTCGCGGGTGGGAACGTCGAGGCGTCCGGCTTCTCGTTCGGGATCTTCGAGCGCGTCTGA
- a CDS encoding DUF1479 domain-containing protein, whose product MTTTAEPQVLPALPHWEQPPADLRAATREVKAALRARLEASGRSVEEVFAVVEARVRAAVEEVEAQRARGEEVWPVLEYADITSGAVTPDDLARLRRRGCLVVRGHFPREQALAWDAGIVDYVEGNRFFEDYRGPGDDFFGSVGSRPEIYPVYWSPAQMEARQSERMATVQRFLNGLWRHESEGTTWFDPERDSLYPDRIRRRPPGADSGGLGTHLDPGTLDLWMTQAYQRAFRHLFDGSVEQYDPWDAAHRTAGPQYPGTTMCSAFRTFQGWTALSDMDRDQGVLHTVPVPEAMAYLMLRPLLADVPDDDMCGVTTNQVFPATERWHSLLLRAVSGIPDVRAGDSVWWHCDMIHGVDPVTDQQGWGNVMYIPAAPWCPRNEAYAASVREAFADGSSPTDFPAEHYEREWPDRFAPEQLNRTGRRGLGLDD is encoded by the coding sequence ATGACCACCACCGCCGAGCCGCAGGTCCTGCCCGCGCTCCCCCACTGGGAGCAGCCCCCCGCCGACCTGCGGGCCGCGACCCGCGAGGTCAAGGCCGCGCTGCGCGCCCGCCTCGAGGCCTCCGGGCGCAGCGTCGAGGAGGTCTTCGCCGTCGTCGAGGCCCGGGTGCGCGCCGCCGTCGAGGAGGTCGAGGCGCAGCGGGCCCGCGGGGAGGAGGTGTGGCCGGTGCTCGAGTACGCCGACATCACCTCGGGCGCCGTCACCCCGGACGACCTCGCCCGGCTGCGCCGCCGGGGCTGCCTCGTCGTGCGTGGGCACTTCCCGCGCGAGCAGGCCCTGGCCTGGGACGCCGGCATCGTCGACTACGTCGAGGGCAACCGGTTCTTCGAGGACTACCGCGGCCCCGGCGACGACTTCTTCGGCAGCGTCGGCTCGCGCCCCGAGATCTACCCCGTCTACTGGTCCCCGGCGCAGATGGAGGCCCGCCAGAGCGAGCGGATGGCCACCGTCCAGCGCTTCCTCAACGGCCTGTGGCGGCACGAGTCCGAGGGCACGACGTGGTTCGACCCGGAGCGCGACTCGCTCTACCCCGACCGCATCCGCCGCCGTCCGCCGGGCGCCGACTCCGGCGGCCTCGGCACGCACCTCGACCCCGGCACGCTCGACCTGTGGATGACGCAGGCCTACCAGCGCGCCTTCCGCCACCTCTTCGACGGCAGCGTCGAGCAGTACGACCCCTGGGACGCCGCCCACCGCACCGCCGGCCCGCAGTACCCCGGCACGACGATGTGCTCGGCCTTCCGGACCTTCCAGGGCTGGACCGCGCTATCGGACATGGACCGCGACCAGGGCGTGCTGCACACCGTCCCGGTGCCCGAGGCGATGGCCTACCTCATGCTCCGTCCGCTGCTGGCCGACGTCCCGGACGACGACATGTGCGGCGTCACGACGAACCAGGTCTTCCCGGCCACCGAGCGCTGGCACTCGCTGCTCCTGAGGGCGGTCAGCGGCATCCCCGACGTGCGCGCCGGCGACTCCGTCTGGTGGCACTGCGACATGATCCACGGCGTCGACCCGGTCACCGACCAGCAGGGCTGGGGCAACGTCATGTACATCCCGGCCGCGCCGTGGTGCCCGCGCAACGAGGCGTACGCCGCGTCGGTGCGCGAGGCCTTCGCGGACGGCAGCAGCCCCACGGACTTCCCGGCCGAGCACTACGAGCGGGAGTGGCCGGACCGCTTCGCGCCGGAGCAGCTGAACCGCACCGGCCGGCGGGGTCTGGGCCTCGACGACTGA
- a CDS encoding ROK family protein yields the protein MEPPKPSLRLLRQLSDRHVLGVLFEEPELTRAQIATRAGLSKPTVGESVRRLTEAGVVRDTGDRTGGRGRAGTILALTPDLGVALAVGIAPDGVLAEVVDVHGRVVSRATEGLALPTTPDRLEALLPAVVARAAAGAAGAVRVAVVSAADPVDRATGALVHLPDAPFLVGELSPVALLAPLVDGEVVVDNDVNWAARAELAATHDPGSGADEAADGVAYLYLDRGLGCAVVADGVVLRGVGGLAGEVAHVVTTGPDGRASAFIEVFAALGLREPGSTAVDTAAVLRLLELAAAPGGDPGAERAVDALVVAVCGVLAALVAFTDPAAVVLGGAWGSDPTFLARVGQRFGRMPRHVPLRPPAVLEQPSLAGARQEALRRLRERVVTGSAAG from the coding sequence GTGGAGCCCCCGAAGCCCTCGCTCCGGCTGCTGCGGCAGCTGTCCGACCGGCACGTGCTCGGGGTGCTCTTCGAGGAGCCGGAGCTGACCCGGGCGCAGATCGCCACCCGCGCCGGCCTCTCCAAGCCCACCGTCGGCGAGAGCGTGCGCCGGCTCACCGAGGCCGGCGTCGTCCGCGACACCGGGGACCGCACCGGCGGCCGCGGCCGGGCCGGCACCATCCTCGCCCTGACCCCGGACCTCGGCGTCGCGCTCGCGGTGGGCATCGCCCCCGACGGCGTGCTGGCCGAGGTCGTCGACGTCCACGGACGGGTGGTGAGCAGGGCCACGGAGGGGCTGGCCCTGCCCACCACGCCCGACCGGCTCGAGGCCCTCCTGCCCGCGGTCGTCGCCCGGGCGGCGGCGGGCGCGGCCGGGGCGGTGCGCGTGGCCGTCGTGAGCGCCGCGGACCCGGTCGACCGCGCCACCGGCGCCCTCGTGCACCTGCCCGACGCGCCCTTCCTCGTCGGCGAGCTCTCGCCCGTCGCGCTCCTCGCCCCGCTCGTCGACGGCGAGGTCGTCGTCGACAACGACGTCAACTGGGCCGCCCGCGCCGAGCTCGCCGCCACCCACGACCCCGGTTCCGGCGCCGACGAGGCCGCGGACGGCGTCGCCTACCTCTACCTCGACCGCGGGCTCGGCTGCGCGGTCGTCGCCGACGGGGTCGTGCTGCGCGGGGTCGGCGGGCTCGCCGGGGAGGTCGCGCACGTCGTGACCACCGGCCCCGACGGCCGGGCGAGCGCGTTCATCGAGGTCTTCGCGGCCCTGGGGCTGCGCGAGCCGGGCAGCACCGCCGTCGACACGGCGGCCGTCCTGCGCCTGCTCGAGCTCGCGGCGGCGCCGGGCGGCGACCCCGGCGCCGAGCGTGCCGTCGACGCCCTCGTCGTCGCGGTCTGCGGTGTCCTCGCCGCGCTGGTCGCCTTCACCGACCCCGCGGCGGTCGTGCTCGGCGGCGCCTGGGGGTCGGACCCGACGTTCCTGGCGCGGGTGGGGCAGCGCTTCGGCCGGATGCCGCGACACGTGCCCTTGCGGCCGCCCGCCGTGCTCGAGCAGCCCTCCCTCGCGGGCGCCCGGCAGGAGGCGCTGCGCCGGCTGCGCGAGCGCGTCGTCACAGGGTCCGCCGCGGGCTGA
- a CDS encoding potassium transporter Kup produces MNAPSATAPTTARRALVLGALGVVFGDIGTSPLYAMQTVFALDGGIVEPTRDNALGVVSTVVWAITLVVSVKYVLFVLRADNDGEGGVLSLAFLARRSVRPGGKRFRLVMVLGVIGAALFYGDSVITPAISVMSAVEGLEVVEPGLQQWVLPLGAAVITLLFVVQRHGTDRVGRFFGPVMVFWFLTLAALGLPHVLAYPQALLALSPHLALQFAVAHPLVSFLALGAVVLAITGAEALYADMGHFGRPAIATGWFWLVFPSLTLNYLGQAELIVKDPATIDRPFFHLGPDWATLPLVVLATAATVIASQAVISGAFSVSRQAERLDFLPRLTVRQTSEHEGGQIYVPAVNWVLFGGVLVLMLSFRSSEHLAVAYGLAVTATLALTTCLFLVYADAALDWPRWRLWAFGGLFLWVELSFVAANATKITHGGWLPVLLATVIAFVMLTWSKGQRVVKARRAKVERPLAEFLEEAHSGGLQRVPGTAVFLHTSHDTTPLSLRENVDFNKVLHENVIITNTIRMNVPHVPDEERVVVDDLGDQWDGICLVRLHFGFADEQDVPAALALAAQTPDLSFDRDTALYFLSRVSVHAAADRPGMSRWRKRVYIALSHNAADPTEYFRLPIDRTVVVGAQLHV; encoded by the coding sequence GTGAACGCACCGTCCGCCACGGCCCCGACGACCGCCCGGCGCGCCCTCGTCCTCGGCGCGCTCGGGGTCGTCTTCGGCGACATCGGCACCAGCCCGCTCTACGCGATGCAGACCGTCTTCGCGCTCGACGGCGGCATCGTCGAGCCGACCCGCGACAACGCGCTCGGCGTGGTCTCGACCGTCGTGTGGGCCATCACGCTGGTCGTCTCGGTCAAGTACGTCCTCTTCGTGCTGCGCGCCGACAACGACGGCGAGGGCGGGGTGCTCTCGCTGGCGTTCCTCGCCCGACGCTCGGTCCGCCCCGGCGGCAAGCGGTTCCGGCTCGTCATGGTCCTCGGCGTCATCGGGGCCGCGCTCTTCTACGGCGACTCGGTCATCACCCCCGCCATCTCGGTGATGTCCGCCGTCGAGGGGCTCGAGGTCGTCGAGCCCGGCCTGCAGCAGTGGGTGCTGCCGCTCGGCGCGGCCGTCATCACGCTGCTGTTCGTCGTCCAGCGCCACGGCACCGACCGGGTCGGGCGCTTCTTCGGGCCGGTCATGGTCTTCTGGTTCCTCACGCTCGCGGCGCTCGGGCTGCCGCACGTGCTGGCCTACCCCCAGGCGCTGCTCGCGCTCAGCCCGCACCTCGCCCTGCAGTTCGCCGTGGCCCACCCGCTCGTCAGCTTCCTCGCCCTCGGCGCGGTCGTCCTCGCGATCACCGGGGCCGAGGCCCTGTACGCCGACATGGGGCACTTCGGCCGCCCCGCCATCGCCACGGGGTGGTTCTGGCTGGTCTTCCCGAGCCTCACCCTCAACTACCTCGGCCAGGCCGAGCTGATCGTCAAGGACCCCGCGACGATCGACCGGCCCTTCTTCCACCTCGGCCCCGACTGGGCGACGCTGCCGCTCGTCGTCCTCGCCACGGCCGCGACGGTCATCGCCTCGCAGGCCGTCATCTCGGGCGCGTTCTCGGTGTCGCGGCAGGCCGAGCGGCTCGACTTCCTGCCCCGCCTCACCGTGCGCCAGACCTCCGAGCACGAGGGCGGCCAGATCTACGTCCCGGCGGTCAACTGGGTCCTCTTCGGCGGCGTGCTCGTCCTCATGCTCAGCTTCCGCAGCTCCGAGCACCTGGCCGTCGCCTACGGCCTCGCCGTCACCGCCACGCTGGCGCTCACGACGTGTCTCTTCCTCGTCTACGCCGACGCCGCGCTCGACTGGCCGCGCTGGCGCCTGTGGGCGTTCGGCGGGCTCTTCCTCTGGGTCGAGCTGAGCTTCGTCGCCGCCAACGCCACGAAGATCACCCACGGCGGCTGGCTGCCGGTGCTGCTCGCCACCGTCATCGCGTTCGTCATGCTCACGTGGTCCAAGGGCCAGCGCGTCGTCAAGGCACGCCGGGCCAAGGTCGAGCGCCCGCTCGCCGAGTTCCTCGAGGAGGCGCACTCCGGCGGGCTCCAGCGCGTCCCCGGGACGGCGGTCTTCCTCCACACCAGCCACGACACGACCCCGCTGTCGCTGCGCGAGAACGTCGACTTCAACAAGGTCCTCCACGAGAACGTCATCATCACCAACACGATCCGGATGAACGTCCCGCACGTGCCGGACGAGGAGCGCGTCGTCGTCGACGACCTCGGCGACCAGTGGGACGGCATCTGCCTGGTCCGGCTGCACTTCGGGTTCGCCGACGAGCAGGACGTCCCGGCCGCGCTGGCGCTCGCCGCGCAGACCCCGGACCTCTCCTTCGACCGCGACACCGCCCTGTACTTCCTCTCGCGGGTCTCGGTGCACGCCGCGGCCGACCGCCCGGGGATGTCCCGCTGGCGCAAGCGGGTCTACATCGCGCTGTCGCACAACGCCGCCGACCCGACGGAGTACTTCCGCCTGCCGATCGACCGCACGGTCGTCGTCGGCGCCCAGCTGCACGTCTGA